In the genome of Thermoproteus tenax Kra 1, the window CGCTCCTTGTAAGGAAAGACTACCGATGCGGCGAAACCTCTTCCTACGTCGGCCCTCAACACGACAACGCCCTTTATCTTTGTGGAGTAGGCGAGATAGCCTCCCAACTTAATAGCGTAAAATACATTATTAGTTTGAATAATATTATTTTTTTGCTGTTCAAGTAATTCTACTATATATTTTATATGATTTTTAATATCATCTATTGCATTGGCTACTATAAGTTCTATTTCTTGTGCCCTAGTCGCTATATCTACTTCGGGCGGAACATACCTAATGGCTTTATCGGCTATCGCGGGCATGAAACCGGCGTCATATACAGCGCCCAAGACTTCGTCGAGTATATCTAGGATTCTCTCTCCGACCTCCTCCAGAGTTTTGCTCTCCTTTATGCCTCTGCCTATAACGCCTGGGAGTATAGGCAAGGTGGAATTGGCCAGAGCCTCGCCCAACGGTTTGTTTGAAAACGGAAGGGAGAACTTCCGTACTGCTCCTATTTCTGAGATTATGTCCATAGGCTCTTCACATCTAATATCACAATTGTCTACTAGCCAACTATAAATACCAATATATAATTTTAGTGCTTCATTTTTATCTATTGATGAAATAGATTTTGCCAACTTGAACGTCAGATAGCTCAACGGAGTTGGCGATGGGAGCTCCAGCGTGGCATCGTCGATACCAACTTCGTTCTCATGTAGATATAGGCCGTTGCACTTAAAGCCTATACATATACCGGACTCCGGAGGCCAGTCCAATATCTTGACCTGCGCCGTATTTCCGAACTTTTCGGCAAGATAATATCCTGCCACATAGGCATCGACCGTCCTTTTTACGTAAATAGTTATAATATCCTGATCGAAATATTCAAGAATTTTATTTATATTATCAAGTATAAATTTTTCTAATTCCACATTATGTTGCTAAGTGTGACAGTTTCTCCGGAGAATAGACGAAATCGGACGGCAGTTTGCCGATCCTCTTATAGTACTTCACAAGCCTGTGTATCTTAGACTCCACTAGCTGAAGCCCGCGCCTGGAGCCCATGTCCTTCGGATGCTCCTCCAGATGTCTCCTTATCCTAAGCGCTTTTTTAATCAAATTGAGAAGATCCTCGGGGATCTCCATCCTCATGCCGTGCTCCTCCAGTATCTTCGTGATCTTCTTGCCTGTGATAACCTTCACCAATGGGACTCCGTACTGATCTCTAAGAACAACGCCTATCTGAGATGGGGGAAATCCCCTTCTGTATAACTCAAGCACTAGCTGTTCTACCTCCTCTGGCGTGTATTGTATCCAGCTGGGCGCGGTCGCATGGGGCGGTCTTGTCGAGGAGGATCTCCCTCTCTTGTGTCTGCTCCGGTGAGGCACGAGACCTCAAAATGTCAGAGTTAAAAAGCTTAAGCTTGTCGAAGGCGATGGAATCTCCCAGCTATCCGTGGGACCTTCCTCTTGTAAATTTATATGGAGATGTAGTCCTGACCTTTATGTACTACGATGTCCCGTTCGTGCCAACGCCGGAGGTCGTCGTCAGACGGATGCTTCAACTGGCCCGGGTGAGACCCGGCGAGGTGTTGTACGACCTGGGTAGCGGTGACGGGCGTATAGTCATAATGGCCGCCAAGGAGTTTGGCGCATACGCGAGAGGGATAGAGATCAGAAAGGATCTTTATGAGCAGAGCATGGCGAGGATAAGAGACTTGGGGTTGGAGGGAAGGGCTGTGATTCTGAACACCAATTTCTTTGACGCCGATATCTCAGATGCCGACGTGGTCACTATGTACTTGCTCACGTCGGTCAACGAGAGGCTGAAACCTAAGTTGGAGAAAGAATTGAGACCCGGCACGAGGATAGTTAGCCACGACTTCGAGGTGTCGGGCTGGAGACCGTTAGTAGTCGAGGAGATATATGAAGAGTGGCGTTCACACAAGATCTATCTCTACAAGATACCGGGCAAAGAGGTGCCGGTGCCCTCAAGCAGGGCAGGTAAAGTAGACGACCCATTGGCCGAGAGAGTTATGGCGTTGGTTGACGGCAATAACTCCATAGAGGACATAGCATCGAAACTCAATATGACCCCAAGAGAGGTGAGGAACGTTGTGAACAAACTGATGGGCGCAGGTCTCGTCGAAGAGATAAGAATAATCAGATGAGGGAGCTCATCGAGGTCTATAGAAAGATAGGGGGGTTTCAAGCTCTCCACGTCGCTCAGGCAGCCGATGTACTTAAAGAGGCCCTTGAGAGGGCGGATCTCCGTTTTTTCTCCTTCACAGCAAACTTAGTGGCGACAGGCCTAAGGGAGTTCATCGCTGAGGCTGTCAGGAGGAGGCTCTTCAACGTGATAATAACGACGGCCGGCGCCTTAGATCACGATATTGCGAAGGCCGAGGGCGCCTCCTATGTTCCCGCCTCCTTCGACCTAGACGATGTGGACTTGGCAGACAAGGGATACCACAGGCTTGGCAACCTCGTAATAAGAAGGGAGGAATATGGGCCTTATGTAGAGCGCTTCGTCTTCAGAGCTCTCGACTCGCTCAACAGAGACAGAGTTGCCACCTTTGAGCTCGCGCAACACTTCGGCGAAATGATGCCCGAGAGCTCAATTTTGGGGGCAGCCGCTAGAGCCGGCGTCAAGGTGTTCGTGCCTGGCATAGTCGATGGCGCCGTAGGAACCGCCTTATTGACCTATAACGATGCCCAGAGGGTTAAGAGGGGCGGCAAGCCTGTGACAATAGATATCTTGAAGGACGAGGAGGAGCTGAGGGAGCTTGTCTACAATGCCAGATCGTCAGCGGCTCTGATAGTCGGAGGCGGTATCTCAAAACATCACGTCATCTGGTGGGCCCAGTTCAAGGGCGGTTTAGACTATGTAGTATACATAACAACCGCCACCGAGTACGATGGCTCTCTCAGCGGCGCGAGACCTCGCGAGGCTATCACGTGGGGAAAGGTGAAAAGGGGCGCAAAGGCGGTTCACATAATGGCAGATGCCACCTTGGTCTTGCCCATACTTCTCCAGTATCTGTGGTCATAGCGAAACTAACTTAAACACAAGATGAAGGCGTCCCTTGTGTCCCCAATAGTGGCTCTCATAGTCTCCTTCGTGGCCGGCGTCGCAGTAGGCCCCCTATGGATAGCCTATCAGAGACGGAGAGGCATAACCTCGGTAGATGTATTTAAGAACCGGCGCGATGTGCCTAAGGCGGGAGGCCTCATCGCCATGGTGGCAGGCCTCATTGGTCTGTGGATCTTAGCGTCCGGCGATGGACGGCTCTACTACGCCCTAGTTGTGGCCGCGATAATAGGCGCTGTGGGCTTGTTGGATGACCTATACGATATCAACGAGGGAGTGCGGGTGGCTGTGCCCCTCCTGGCTGCTGCATTCCTCTACGCGACAGTTAAACTTCGTATGACATTGCCCTTCATGGGCACGTTCTACAGCCCCTCTTGGCTCGCTGTGCTATCAATACCTGTGATGACAAACGCGTTCAATATGTTGGACCCCGTGAACGGGTTCCTCCCACTGTCTAATGCCATCATCGGCTCCTCTCTTGCCCTCAGCGCTTTCCTGGCAGGCAACTACGAGGCCATGTACGCCTTTCTAGTCCACACGGCGGCCTCGCTCTCGCTCTTCGTGTACAACAAGTATCCAGCTAAGACCTTCAACGGCAACGTGGGTAGCTACTTCTTAGGCGGAGAGATCGCAGTGCTCGCAGCCGTCTACGACATGGTGCCTCAGTTGGTCTTTGCGTCGATGCCGTATATTGTGAACGGCATCTTGATAATATTCTCAGCAAGAGGCATAAGAGGCCGGAGCAGGATAGATAGGCCGACGGTCTTAAAAAATGGAACAGTGGAACAGAATTGCGATTCCAAGATACTCAGTTTAGTGAGACTCATAGTGAGCGAGGACCCTTTGGATGAATACGGCATATTTAAGCGACTGACATTCTTAGTAGCTCTATCGTCGCTCTTATCCATAGCGATTAGCATGACGATATGAAGAGAGCTTTGGCCGTAGTGCTCTTCTCGTGGGCCTTGCTCTTGTTCTACTTATACATAGGCGCCCTCCTTTTGAACTATCTTAGAATTCGCCTTGTGTCCTATATAAGCGTAGGCGACATTGTCGCAGTAGGTCTAATGTTGCTCTATGGATATGGAGTATACTATGTCGGAAAAGAGACAGCCCAGAGCTCGTGTAAGCCTAAAGGACGTTGAGATATTGGCGTCTATCCTCTCCGGTGGCGGCGAGGAGTTTCACAATAGGATACTCGCGATAGAGAGAGAAGTTAGAAAATTAGAGTTATTAGTTAATCAAATGCTTGATCAGACGTGAAGAAGGTAGTATGGGCAGTCCTTGGCGTAGGCGGCGTGGGCAAGACCACGTACATATACAGACTGCTCGGTCTCTCACTTAAACCGAGAATAACTCTGAGACCCGGCGTATATAGATACTACTACGGCGACTATGAGATGGATGTGATAGATGTGCCAGGGCAGTTGGCCAGAGAGGTCGCCTTAAATTTCAGCAGGACTTGGTCCTTTTACGTAGATCTCATGGTCTATATGTATGACGTAACGGATCCAGCGTCTTTGAGGGCCGTGGCTGAGATACACAGCGCCCTATTGGATGCAGGCTTGAAACCGTTCAGAAAGGCGGTCCTAGTGGGAAACAAGCGAGATCTGGCCGAGGAGATAGGCACTATGATAGAGGGGGATGAGATGGCCAAGGCGGTCGGCGCCTCTAGGATATACTATGTGTCGGCGCTGAAGGATCCGCCAAACGAGTTAATAAAGCCGGTTATCGAAAATCTGTAATACATACACTTTCGTCGTTCTCGACGATCTGACCTCCGTACTTAGTGGATAGCTCCTCACATGTGGGGGGCTGCTCCAGTCCCACAGCCTTGCTCATTAGTGTGGCTAATTCGCCGAGAACTCCTTTAACATAAATATAAATTATTTCTCTTGATATATTCCTTAAAGATTCAATATTAGATAATCTATGACAAACTATAGCTGTATCGAATTTACCATACTTTGACTGTAATAGTGATAGATCTGTCGTAGGCTCAACCGCTATGAAGGCGGCAGGCGCTAAATATGACGTGAGGGGGGCGCTGAAGATGGGCAACAGCGAGAGCCTTTCGCTTTCAACGTCTAGGACATCTTGAAAGTCGTCGCTTATGACAAGATCTCTTCCTGCTTGTGCCGATAGCTCCGATGAG includes:
- a CDS encoding 30S ribosomal protein S15; this translates as MPHRSRHKRGRSSSTRPPHATAPSWIQYTPEEVEQLVLELYRRGFPPSQIGVVLRDQYGVPLVKVITGKKITKILEEHGMRMEIPEDLLNLIKKALRIRRHLEEHPKDMGSRRGLQLVESKIHRLVKYYKRIGKLPSDFVYSPEKLSHLAT
- a CDS encoding SAM-dependent methyltransferase, whose translation is MESPSYPWDLPLVNLYGDVVLTFMYYDVPFVPTPEVVVRRMLQLARVRPGEVLYDLGSGDGRIVIMAAKEFGAYARGIEIRKDLYEQSMARIRDLGLEGRAVILNTNFFDADISDADVVTMYLLTSVNERLKPKLEKELRPGTRIVSHDFEVSGWRPLVVEEIYEEWRSHKIYLYKIPGKEVPVPSSRAGKVDDPLAERVMALVDGNNSIEDIASKLNMTPREVRNVVNKLMGAGLVEEIRIIR
- a CDS encoding deoxyhypusine synthase; amino-acid sequence: MRELIEVYRKIGGFQALHVAQAADVLKEALERADLRFFSFTANLVATGLREFIAEAVRRRLFNVIITTAGALDHDIAKAEGASYVPASFDLDDVDLADKGYHRLGNLVIRREEYGPYVERFVFRALDSLNRDRVATFELAQHFGEMMPESSILGAAARAGVKVFVPGIVDGAVGTALLTYNDAQRVKRGGKPVTIDILKDEEELRELVYNARSSAALIVGGGISKHHVIWWAQFKGGLDYVVYITTATEYDGSLSGARPREAITWGKVKRGAKAVHIMADATLVLPILLQYLWS
- a CDS encoding UDP-N-acetylglucosamine--dolichyl-phosphate N-acetylglucosaminephosphotransferase; translation: MSPIVALIVSFVAGVAVGPLWIAYQRRRGITSVDVFKNRRDVPKAGGLIAMVAGLIGLWILASGDGRLYYALVVAAIIGAVGLLDDLYDINEGVRVAVPLLAAAFLYATVKLRMTLPFMGTFYSPSWLAVLSIPVMTNAFNMLDPVNGFLPLSNAIIGSSLALSAFLAGNYEAMYAFLVHTAASLSLFVYNKYPAKTFNGNVGSYFLGGEIAVLAAVYDMVPQLVFASMPYIVNGILIIFSARGIRGRSRIDRPTVLKNGTVEQNCDSKILSLVRLIVSEDPLDEYGIFKRLTFLVALSSLLSIAISMTI
- a CDS encoding Rab family GTPase, producing MKKVVWAVLGVGGVGKTTYIYRLLGLSLKPRITLRPGVYRYYYGDYEMDVIDVPGQLAREVALNFSRTWSFYVDLMVYMYDVTDPASLRAVAEIHSALLDAGLKPFRKAVLVGNKRDLAEEIGTMIEGDEMAKAVGASRIYYVSALKDPPNELIKPVIENL